From Phalacrocorax carbo chromosome 8, bPhaCar2.1, whole genome shotgun sequence, a single genomic window includes:
- the LOC135314602 gene encoding protocadherin alpha-2-like, with the protein MGVWWGPAVRVLVLQAAWALVGGQVRYSVPEEAEAGTVVGRLAQDLGLEAVDPEARRLRLVAQGRRASVEVSGASGALVVSSRLDREELCGKSAPCALRLEVLVERPLRVFHVELEVTDINDNAPLFPAARKNLSIAESSLPGSRFPLEGASDADIGANAQLSYTLSPSEHFRVEEENINSRSKSLFLVLAKPLDREAVAVHRLVVTASDGGRPPLTGMMEVVISVLDANDNAPQFNQSVYNMLLPEDALRGTLVARVIATDPDEGINGEVIYEIDTLNPPSSSDIFSIDAKSGEIRLTGALDFETVSLYDLHIKATDKGTPPLSGHCKVVLEVVDVNDNAPEVWVTSLSVPVPEDAAVGTVVALLSVSDRDSGANGRVRCAAWPPSPFGLVSTFAGSYSLVLRESLDRERVAEYEVEVRAEDGGAPPLRASRAVRVPVSDVNDNAPAFAQAVYTVLARENNAAGAELARLWARDPDEAGNGRVSYSVAEGGGGGAAAVVGGWRPASSYVSVDAESGRLWALQPLDYEEVQVLQFEVRAVDAGEPPLCGNATVQVFVVDENDNAPALLPAAGGGPWAGASGEAAASGPGSGALWAWAAWGAPAGQVVAKIRAVDADSGYNAWLRYELWEPREKGPFRVGLYSGEVSTARALEEADGPRQRLVIVVRDHGEPARSATATLSVSLVEGAEAALAAAGSSSSSSSSPSSSGAGLRPAAGAEGGAAAAAAAAATTNVWLVVAICAVSSLFLLAVVLYGASRWAPRAAVLSGPGPATLVCASEVGSWSYSQRQSRSLCVADGAGKSDLMVFSPNFPPPPGPAAKETQPEPPALLDTVSGPPFLASRPFPLFASLARVALLARRLGRRWWEPGSAPGPAGGGCWSGA; encoded by the coding sequence atgGGCGTGTGGTGGGGGCCCGCGGTGCgtgtgctggtgctgcaggcGGCCTGGGCGCTGGTCGGCGGGCAGGTGCGCTACTCGGTGCCGGAGGAAGCCGAGGCCGGGACGGTGGTGGGGCGCCTGGCGCAGGACCTGGGCCTGGAGGCGGTGGATCCGGAGGCGCGGCGGCTGCGGCTGGTGGCGCAGGGCCGGCGGGCGAGCGTGGAGGTGAGCGGGGCGAGCGGGGCGCTGGTGGTGAGCTCGCGGCTGGACCGGGAGGAGCTGTGCGGGAAGAGCGCGCCGTGCGCCCTGCgcctggaggtgctggtggagCGGCCGCTGCGCGTCTTCCACGTGGAGCTGGAGGTGACCGACATCAACGACAACGCCCCGCTCTTCCCCGCCGCCCGGAAAAACCTCAGCATCGCGGAATCGTCGCTGCCGGGGTCTCGGTTCCCGCTGGAGGGCGCGTCGGATGCAGATATCGGAGCCAACGCGCAGCTCTCCTACACACTCAGCCCCAGCGAGCATTTCAGagtagaggaagaaaacattaacTCGCGTAGTAAATCGCTGTTTCTGGTGCTCGCGAAACCGCTGGACCGGGAGGCGGTGGCTGTGCACCGGTTGGTGGTGACGGCGAGTGACGGGGGCCGGCCGCCGCTGACGGGCATGATGGAGGTGGTGATCTCTGTGCTGGACGCGAACGACAACGCGCCCCAGTTCAACCAGTCGGTGTACAACATGCTTTTGCCCGAAGACGCCTTACGAGGGACACTGGTGGCTCGGGTGATTGCCACGGATCCGGACGAGGGAATAAATGGAGAAGTGATTTATGAAATTGATACGTTAAATCCTCCCTCATCCTCAGATATATTCAGCATCGATGCGAAGAGCGGGGAGATCCGACTCACGGGCGCCCTGGACTTTGAGACAGTTTCTTTGTACGACCTACACATTAAAGCGACAGATAAGGGGACGCCCCCGCTGTCGGGTCACTGCAAGGTGGTGTTGGAGGTGGTGGACGTGAACGACAACGCGCCGGAGGTGTGGGTGACGTCGCTGTCGGTGCCGGTGCCGGAGGACGCGGCGGTGGGGACGGTGGTGGCGCTGCTGAGCGTGTCGGACCGAGACTCGGGGGCGAACGGTCGGGTGCGCTGCGCGGCGTGGCCGCCGTCGCCGTTCGGGCTGGTGTCGACGTTCGCGGGCTCGTACTCGCTGGTGCTGCGGGAGTCGCTGGACCGGGAGCGGGTGGCGGAGTACGAGGTGGAGGTGCGGGCGGAGGAcggcggggcgccgccgctgcGCGCCAGCCGCGCGGTGCGGGTGCCGGTGTCGGACGTGAACGACAACGCGCCGGCGTTCGCGCAGGCCGTGTACACGGTGCTGGCGCGGGAGAACAACGCGGCGGGCGCGGAGCTGGCGCGGCTGTGGGCGCGGGACCCGGACGAGGCGGGCAACGGGCGCGTGAGCTACTCGGtggcggagggcggcggcgggggcgcggcggcggtgGTCGGGGGGTGGCGCCCGGCGTCGAGCTACGTGTCGGTGGACGCGGAGAGCGGGCGGCTGTGGGCGCTGCAGCCGTTGGACTACGAGGAGGTGCAGGTGCTGCAGTTCGAGGTGCGGGCGGTGGACGCGGGGGAGCCGCCGCTGTGCGGCAACGCCACGGTGCAGGTCTTCGTGGTGGACGAGAACGACAACGCGCCGGCGCtgctgccggcggcgggcggcgggccgTGGGCCGGTGCGTCGGGCGAGGCGGCGGCGTCGGGGCCGGGCTCGGGGGCGTTGTGGGCGTGGGCGGCGTGGGGGGCGCCGGCGGGGCAGGTGGTGGCGAAGATCCGCGCGGTGGACGCGGACTCGGGCTACAACGCGTGGCTGCGCTACGAGCTGTGGGAGCCGCGGGAGAAGGGCCCGTTCCGCGTGGGGCTGTACAGCGGCGAGGTGAGCACGGCGCGGGCGCTGGAGGAGGCGGACGGCCCGCGGCAGAGGCTGGTGATCGTGGTGCGGGACCACGGGGAGCCGGCGCGCTCGGCCACGGCCACGCTGAGCGTGTCGCTGGTGGAGGGCGCCGAGGCGGCGCTGGCGGCCGCGGGCTCGTCCTCGTCCTCCTCGTCGTCCCCGTCCTCGTCGggggcggggctgcggccggcggcgggcgcggagggcggcgcggcggcggcggcggcggcggcggcgacgaCGAACGTGTGGCTGGTGGTGGCCATCTGCGCGGTGTCGAGCCTGTTCCTGCTGGCGGTGGTGCTGTACGGGGCGTCGCGGTGGGCGCCGCGGGCGGCCGTGCTGTCGGGGCCCGGGCCGGCGACGCTGGTGTGCGCCAGCGAAGTGGGGAGCTGGTCGTACTCGCAGCGCCAGAGCCGGAGCCTGTGCGTGGCGGACGGCGCGGGCAAGAGCGACCTGATGGTTTTCAGCCCCAacttcccgccgccgcccggtcCCGCGGCGAAGGAGACGCAGCCGGAGCCGCCCGCTCTCCTGGACACGGTCAGTGGCCCTCCCTTTCTCGCCTCTcgccccttccccctttttgCTAGTCTCGCCCGAGTCGCCCTTCTCGCCCGCCGCCTGGGCAGGCGGTGGTGGGAGCCGGGCTCAGCCCCGGGGCCTGCGGGCGGTGGGTGCTGGTCGGGTGCTTAG